The Neochlamydia sp. S13 genome has a segment encoding these proteins:
- a CDS encoding F-box protein, with product MNPSSSFTIENLPNEVLTSILEYCPTPALLRVCTRWRHLLATEVMPSLYKQIGKMHVSQGDVSEQALILDKLYKLEAELPEIEKVNAIFKRIFSLGKSLSPVELEFQWKTAEKRYFTFSNYSLYFVNINRLLIWKKIPEGEEYLNQEEIKYLPLEKKGELFRDWIERHGKDITSLDLTEIGLTSLSPEIGQLPHLQTLNLENNQLTFLPAEIGQLPHLQTLNLENNQLTFLPAEIGQLFQLQWLHLNNNQLTTLPAEIGQLTQLQTLNLENNQLTSLPQEIGQLSQLQYLYLNNNQLTTLSAEIGQLPQLQTLNLENNQLTSLPLEIGQLFHLQWLDLNNNQLTTLPAEIGQLPQLQTLNLENNQLTSLPQ from the coding sequence ATGAATCCTAGCTCTTCTTTCACTATTGAAAACCTACCTAATGAGGTACTCACCTCGATTTTGGAGTATTGTCCTACGCCTGCCTTACTTAGAGTTTGTACTAGATGGCGCCATCTGCTAGCTACTGAAGTCATGCCTTCTCTTTATAAGCAAATAGGTAAGATGCATGTTTCTCAAGGAGATGTTAGCGAGCAAGCCCTTATTTTAGATAAGCTTTATAAGCTAGAAGCTGAGCTTCCTGAGATAGAAAAAGTCAATGCAATCTTTAAGCGAATCTTTAGTTTAGGTAAATCTCTTTCTCCAGTAGAATTAGAATTTCAATGGAAAACCGCAGAAAAAAGATATTTTACCTTTTCTAATTATTCCTTATATTTTGTAAATATTAACCGCCTTTTAATTTGGAAAAAAATCCCGGAGGGAGAAGAATACTTAAACCAAGAAGAAATCAAGTATTTGCCTTTAGAAAAAAAAGGAGAGCTTTTTAGAGATTGGATTGAAAGGCACGGCAAAGATATTACGAGCTTAGATTTAACGGAAATCGGCTTGACTTCTTTATCCCCAGAGATAGGGCAGCTACCTCATCTGCAAACGCTTAACTTAGAAAATAACCAACTTACTTTCCTTCCAGCAGAGATAGGGCAGCTACCTCATCTGCAAACGCTTAACTTAGAAAATAACCAACTTACTTTCCTCCCAGCAGAGATAGGACAACTTTTTCAGCTGCAATGGCTTCACTTAAACAATAACCAGCTCACCACTCTTCCTGCAGAGATAGGGCAGCTAACTCAGCTGCAAACGCTTAACTTAGAAAATAACCAACTTACTTCTCTTCCCCAAGAAATAGGACAGCTTTCTCAGCTGCAATACCTTTACTTAAACAATAACCAGCTCACCACTCTTTCTGCAGAGATAGGGCAGTTACCTCAGCTGCAAACGCTTAACTTAGAAAATAACCAACTTACTTCTCTTCCCCTAGAAATAGGACAGCTTTTTCATCTGCAATGGCTTGACTTAAACAATAACCAGCTCACCACTCTTCCTGCAGAGATAGGGCAGCTACCTCAGCTGCAAACGCTTAACTTAGAAAATAACCAACTTACTTCTCTTCCCCAATAA
- a CDS encoding leucine-rich repeat domain-containing protein, with product MNPSSSISIEHLPNEVLTSILEYCPTPALLRVCTRWRHLLATEVMPSLYKQIGKTHVPQRDVSEQAIILDKLYKLESELPEVEKVKAIFKQTFALASSLSPLKLDFKWITGEKQYFTLSNYSSYFVNINRLLIWNKIPGGKEHLDQEEIKYLPLEKKGELFREWIERHGKDITRLEITGVGLTFLPAEIGQLFQLEWLDLSGNQLTTLPAEIGQLSQLQTLKLNSNQLASLPTDIGQLSQLEHLDLNNNQLTSLPAEIRNLSRLLWLYLNNNQLASLPPEIGQLSQLQWLGLNSNKFTVLLPEIGQLLQLKTLNVRNNQLTSLPAEIGQLSQLQYFYLNSNQLTSLPAEIGGLSKLEALYLSNNQLVTLPAEIRQLSQLRNLFLNNNHLISLSIEIGQLSQLQELYLDGNQLTCLPAEIGQLSQLQWLYLDDNQLISLPAEIGQLSQLQMLYLNNNQLTILPAEIGQLGQLQRLGLSSNQLTALPVEVGQLSQLQTLILSSNQLTRLPEKIGQLLQLQDLFLSENQLNSLPVEIGQLPTLKIFQVKGNPLQSIPDEIKQRFRL from the coding sequence ATGAATCCTAGCTCTTCTATCAGCATTGAGCATTTACCTAATGAGGTACTCACCTCGATTTTGGAGTATTGTCCTACGCCTGCCTTACTTAGAGTTTGTACTAGATGGCGCCATCTGCTAGCTACTGAAGTCATGCCTTCTCTTTATAAGCAAATAGGTAAAACGCATGTTCCTCAAAGAGATGTTAGCGAGCAAGCCATTATTTTAGATAAGCTTTATAAGCTAGAATCTGAGCTTCCTGAGGTAGAAAAAGTCAAAGCAATCTTTAAGCAAACCTTTGCTCTAGCTAGCTCTCTTTCTCCTTTAAAATTAGATTTTAAATGGATAACTGGGGAAAAGCAATATTTTACCCTGTCCAATTATTCCTCATATTTTGTAAATATTAATCGCCTCTTAATTTGGAATAAAATCCCTGGTGGAAAGGAACACTTAGATCAAGAAGAAATCAAGTATTTGCCTTTAGAAAAAAAAGGAGAGCTGTTTAGAGAGTGGATTGAAAGGCATGGTAAAGATATTACGAGGCTAGAGATAACAGGAGTCGGCTTGACCTTCTTACCTGCAGAGATAGGACAACTTTTTCAGCTGGAATGGCTTGACTTAAGCGGCAACCAGCTCACCACCCTTCCTGCGGAGATAGGGCAGCTATCGCAGCTGCAAACCCTTAAATTAAATAGCAACCAGCTTGCTTCTCTTCCTACCGATATAGGGCAACTTTCTCAGCTGGAGCACCTTGACTTAAACAATAACCAGCTTACCTCCCTTCCTGCAGAAATAAGGAATCTTTCTCGTCTGCTATGGCTTTACTTAAATAACAACCAGCTAGCAAGCCTTCCTCCAGAGATAGGACAGCTATCGCAGTTGCAATGGCTTGGCTTAAACAGCAACAAGTTTACCGTCCTTCTTCCAGAGATAGGACAGCTTTTGCAGCTGAAAACGCTTAATGTAAGAAATAACCAGCTCACCTCCCTTCCAGCAGAGATAGGGCAACTTTCTCAGCTGCAATACTTTTACTTAAATAGTAACCAACTTACCTCTCTTCCTGCAGAAATAGGAGGGCTTTCTAAGCTTGAAGCGCTTTACTTAAGCAACAACCAGCTTGTCACCCTTCCTGCAGAGATAAGGCAGCTGTCTCAGCTGCGAAACCTTTTCTTAAACAACAACCACCTTATTTCCCTTTCTATAGAGATAGGACAACTGTCTCAGCTGCAAGAGCTTTACCTAGACGGTAACCAGCTCACATGCCTTCCCGCAGAGATAGGACAGCTGTCTCAGCTGCAATGGCTTTACTTAGATGACAATCAACTTATCTCCCTTCCTGCAGAGATAGGGCAATTATCGCAGTTGCAAATGCTTTACTTAAATAACAATCAGCTTACCATTCTTCCTGCAGAGATAGGGCAGCTGGGACAGCTGCAAAGGCTTGGCTTAAGCAGCAACCAGCTTACTGCTCTTCCTGTAGAGGTAGGGCAGTTATCGCAGCTGCAGACGCTTATCTTAAGCAGCAACCAGCTTACCCGTCTTCCTGAAAAAATAGGGCAGCTATTGCAGCTGCAAGATCTTTTCTTAAGCGAGAACCAGCTTAACTCCCTTCCTGTAGAGATAGGGCAACTACCTACTCTGAAAATTTTTCAGGTGAAAGGAAATCCGCTGCAAAGCATACCCGATGAAATAAAGCAGCGTTTTCGGCTGTAG
- a CDS encoding leucine-rich repeat domain-containing protein produces MPLAKKGELFRDWIERHGKVITSLDLTEIGLTFLPAEIGQLSQLEVLYLNDNQLTSLPVEIGQLSQLQYLYLNNNPLTSLPAEIGQLSQLRTLFLSDNQLTCLPAEIGQLSRLRNLGLSRNQLISIPAEIGQLPQLQTLGLDNNQLTSLPLEIGQLSQLQYLYLNNNPLTSLPTQIGQLSQLQTLNLENNQLTSLPAEIGQLSQLQGLYLQNNQLTFIPAEIGQLSQLQYLYLNNNPLTSLPAEIGQLSHLQTLSLENNQLTSLPAEIGQLSQLEALILSSNQLNSLPAEIGQLSQLRRLGLSSNQLAALPAEIGQLSQLEALILSSNQLNSLPAEIGQLSQLQDLDLNNNQLTCLPAELGQLNALQRLNLENNQLTTLPAEIENLLALSRLY; encoded by the coding sequence TTGCCTTTAGCAAAAAAAGGAGAGCTTTTTAGAGATTGGATTGAAAGGCATGGCAAAGTTATTACGAGCTTAGATTTAACAGAAATTGGTTTGACCTTTTTACCTGCAGAGATAGGGCAGCTATCGCAGCTGGAAGTGCTTTACTTAAATGATAACCAGCTTACTTCCCTTCCCGTGGAGATAGGGCAGCTGTCTCAGCTGCAATACCTTTACTTAAACAATAACCCGCTAACCTCCCTTCCTGCAGAGATAGGGCAGCTATCGCAGCTGCGAACGCTTTTCTTAAGCGACAACCAGCTTACTTGCCTTCCCGCAGAGATAGGGCAGCTGTCTCGGCTGAGAAATCTTGGTTTAAGCAGAAACCAGCTTATCTCTATTCCCGCAGAGATAGGGCAGTTACCTCAGCTGCAAACGCTTGGCTTAGACAATAACCAGCTTACTTCCCTTCCTCTAGAAATAGGGCAGCTTTCTCAGCTGCAATACCTTTACTTAAACAATAACCCGCTTACCTCCCTTCCGACACAGATAGGACAGCTGTCTCAGCTACAAACGCTTAACTTAGAAAATAACCAACTTACTTCCCTTCCGGCAGAGATAGGACAGCTTTCTCAGCTTCAAGGGCTTTACTTGCAGAATAATCAGCTTACTTTCATCCCTGCAGAGATAGGGCAGTTATCTCAGCTGCAATACCTTTACTTAAACAATAACCCGCTTACTTCCCTTCCTGCAGAGATAGGTCAGCTATCTCACCTGCAAACGCTTAGCTTAGAAAATAACCAGCTTACTTCCCTTCCTGCAGAGATAGGGCAGCTATCTCAGCTAGAAGCTCTTATCTTAAGCAGCAACCAGCTTAACTCCCTTCCTGCAGAAATAGGGCAGCTCTCTCAGCTGCGAAGGCTTGGCTTAAGCAGCAACCAGCTTGCCGCTCTTCCTGCAGAGATAGGGCAGCTATCTCAGCTAGAAGCTCTTATCTTAAGCAGCAACCAGCTTAACTCCCTTCCTGCAGAAATAGGGCAGCTATCTCAGCTGCAAGACCTTGACTTAAATAACAACCAGCTTACTTGCCTTCCTGCAGAGCTAGGGCAGCTGAATGCGCTTCAACGGCTTAACTTAGAAAATAATCAATTAACCACCCTTCCTGCAGAGATAGAAAATCTACTTGCTCTAAGTAGACTTTACTGA
- a CDS encoding F-box protein — MNPSSSISIEHLPNEVLTSILEYCPRPALLRVSTRWRHLLATEVMPSLYKQIGKVHVPQGNDSEQAFILDRIYKLESGLPEIAKVNAIFKQIFTLASSLSLR; from the coding sequence CATTTACCTAATGAAGTGCTCACCTCTATTTTGGAGTATTGCCCTAGGCCTGCCCTACTTAGGGTTTCTACTAGATGGCGCCATCTGCTAGCTACTGAAGTCATGCCTTCTCTTTATAAGCAAATAGGTAAAGTACATGTTCCTCAAGGGAATGATAGCGAGCAGGCTTTTATTTTAGATAGGATTTATAAGCTAGAAAGTGGACTTCCTGAAATAGCAAAAGTCAATGCAATCTTTAAGCAAATCTTTACTTTAGCTAGTTCTCTCTCTCTCCGTTAG
- a CDS encoding leucine-rich repeat domain-containing protein encodes MGQLSQLEYLHLYNNQLTSLPLEIGQLSQLQDLYLNNNQLTTLPAEIGQLPQLQTLNLENNQLTSLPLEIGQLSQLQGLYLQNNQLTFIPAEIGRLSQLQTLDLENNQLISLPIGIGQLSQLQDLFLNNNQLTTLPAEIGQLPQLQMLSLENNQLISLPRGLEQLSQLQDLFLNNNQLTTLPAEIGQLPQLQMLSLENNQLTSLPLEIGQLSQLQYLNLNCNQLTVLPAEIGQLSQLEYLHLYNNQLTSLPAEISQLSRLKQLNLTANSLPPFLQR; translated from the coding sequence ATAGGACAGCTTTCTCAGCTGGAATACCTTCACTTATACAATAACCAACTTACTTCTCTTCCCCTAGAAATAGGACAGCTTTCTCAGCTGCAGGACCTTTACTTAAACAATAACCAGCTCACCACTCTTCCTGCAGAGATAGGGCAGTTACCTCAGCTGCAAACGCTTAACTTAGAAAATAACCAACTTACTTCTCTTCCTCTAGAAATAGGACAGCTTTCTCAGCTTCAAGGGCTTTACTTGCAGAACAATCAGCTTACTTTCATCCCTGCAGAGATAGGGCGGTTATCCCAGTTGCAAACGCTTGACTTAGAAAATAACCAACTTATTTCCCTTCCCATAGGAATAGGACAGCTGTCTCAGCTGCAGGACCTTTTTTTAAACAATAACCAGCTCACCACTCTTCCTGCAGAGATAGGGCAGCTACCTCAGCTGCAAATGCTTAGCTTAGAAAATAACCAACTTATTTCCCTTCCCAGAGGATTAGAACAGCTGTCTCAGCTGCAGGACCTTTTTTTAAACAATAACCAGCTCACCACTCTTCCTGCAGAGATAGGGCAGCTACCTCAGCTGCAAATGCTTAGCTTAGAAAATAACCAACTTACTTCTCTTCCCCTAGAAATAGGACAGCTTTCTCAGCTGCAATACCTTAACTTAAATTGCAACCAGCTCACCGTTCTTCCTGCAGAAATAGGACAGTTATCACAGCTGGAATACCTTCACTTATACAATAACCAACTTACCTCCCTTCCTGCAGAAATAAGTCAGCTGTCTCGGCTGAAGCAGCTTAACTTAACAGCAAACAGCTTACCTCCCTTCCTGCAGAGATAA